The following is a genomic window from Elusimicrobiaceae bacterium.
GGCGCGCGTGCCTGCGAGCCGGGCGGCGGTTTCAAAAAGCGTTTCCAGCGCGGCTGGTTCCGGGTCGAAATCGCTCATGCTGCCAAACCCCATAAACACCGGCGGAGAGCCGGAAGCGATAAATTCAGAAATCCCCGGCTCCTGCGGCAGATCGGTGCGCGCGGCAGGCACCTCGAAAAAGCCGCACACTTCATTGCGGCCCGCCCAGTCGGGCCGGGGCGGGCATAGCGCGACACTCGCGGAAATCAGGTTTAAAAGCGGCGACGCCACTCCTTCGTCGAGGAAACTTTTTACAGGCGCAACTCCCAATTCCGCGCGCAGGCGGTTCATGCGCCGCAGAAATAGCAATCCGGCCGTCAGGTCGGTGAACCGCCAGGCCGCGCGGTTGAGCCGCGAATTTTTCAAAAACGCAAGCGGATACAGGTGGTCAGGCGGATACTCGCCGGATGGCACAGCCAGCGCCGACAACGCCTGCGTAATATAAGGTTTGCTGAATTTCGCAGCCGCGGCATTAAGCGGATAGGCGAGAGTATGCCCGATCAGCACATCGTTTTCCCGGGCGAGGCGGAGCGCGGCGTCCGTCATGTCCCGTTCCATTGAAAACAGCATCAGCTCAAGCGACGCCATAAACTGCCGCACCTGCAGCCCCCTGCCCATTACGGCAGGCGCGACGGCGGCCAGCCCGGCGCGGGTCGGGAAAGGCGATCTAAGCATTCGCAGCTCCACTCCCAGATTATTCGCCAGAACCGCATAATCGCGGTTGTCCACCGGCGTCACCGCCAGCGTAACGCTGTGCCCGCGGGCCGCCAGTTCTCCGCCCAGCGCAAGCAGAGGCCGCACGTCGCCCGCGCTGCCCCAGGCCTGTAT
Proteins encoded in this region:
- a CDS encoding glycosyltransferase, giving the protein MKIGIQAWGSAGDVRPLLALGGELAARGHSVTLAVTPVDNRDYAVLANNLGVELRMLRSPFPTRAGLAAVAPAVMGRGLQVRQFMASLELMLFSMERDMTDAALRLARENDVLIGHTLAYPLNAAAAKFSKPYITQALSALAVPSGEYPPDHLYPLAFLKNSRLNRAAWRFTDLTAGLLFLRRMNRLRAELGVAPVKSFLDEGVASPLLNLISASVALCPPRPDWAGRNEVCGFFEVPAARTDLPQEPGISEFIASGSPPVFMGFGSMSDFDPEPAALETLFETAARLAGTRAIIQLPGRPTEARGAVLVTGSAEHRAILPRCSAIVHHGGAGTTHTALLCGTPQIIVSHLADQPYWGRIISAHGLGPAHLARAGLTAPELARRIKLVLPDDGYKRRAQAAARFVKTEHGTALAADLIERTCG